The stretch of DNA ACGATTATCAAGCCTTGCCAAGATAATATTTTTAGAGAGAAAATGCCAGCGGCTGTCCAAGTAATTAACGGTTTTGGTAAAAGTACAGGCTTAGTGCAAGTTGAAGAACTTGGTACTATTGAAACGCCACTGGTTTTAACTAATACCTTAAGTGTCGGTACTGCCTACACTGCCTTAGTCAAACGCATGCTAAAGGAAAATCCTGAAATTGGTACAACTACTGGTAGTGTTAACCCAATTATTATGGAATGTAATGACAGTACCATCAACCATATTCGTGATCTTGGCGTCACTGAAGATGACGTTAACGCTGCCTTTACAGCAGCCGCCACTACATTTGAAGAAGGTCCTGTCGGCAGCGGAACCGGTATGTGCTGCTACGACTTAAAAGGTGGTATTGGATCGGCTTCAAGACAAATTGAAATCGACGGCAAAACTTTCACGATGGGTGCATTAGTTATGTCCAACTTTGGCTTTGGCGAAGACTTGAACATTTATGGTGAACATATTGGTAAGAAAATTGCCCAAATGAAGAAGGACAAGGAAAAAGGTAGTATTATCACGATTATCGCTACCGATATTCCCTTCAATTCACGACAACTAAAACGAATTGCACGCCGCTCAAGCGTTGGTATTACCCGCAGCGGTTCATTTACCGGTAATGGCAGCGGCGAAATCACGCTTGCCTTTTCAACTGCTAATCGCGTAAGTCACTTCCCAGAAAACGAACTCAGCTCAATTCAAGCAATCACTGATGACAAGATTGACCGCTACTTCCGAGTTACTGTTGACATTGTTAATGAAGCTATTCTAAGTTCATTAGCTCACGGCAAGACTTTCATCAATTGCGATGGTAAACCAGTTTACGGTTTACCAGATGCATTAAACGAGTTGGGTGACGATCCAGATGCAATCAAGTTAAAGGAGCAATTAGGACTTTAATTATAATCTCGCTAACATAATAAGCTATGAAACGTAAATGTTTCATAGCTTATTTTTATATTTGAGTTTGATAAAGTGCAGCAGTTTTTGCATCAAAAGCACACATAATTACTTCTATTTTGTATGTATCATTTTTTCTAAGCCACTCCTTAACTGCTTGAAA from Lactobacillus sp. ESL0785 encodes:
- a CDS encoding P1 family peptidase, with the translated sequence MGLNKPLLNALSDAQRGPKNLITDVAGITVGHKTLINDRLNTGVTIIKPCQDNIFREKMPAAVQVINGFGKSTGLVQVEELGTIETPLVLTNTLSVGTAYTALVKRMLKENPEIGTTTGSVNPIIMECNDSTINHIRDLGVTEDDVNAAFTAAATTFEEGPVGSGTGMCCYDLKGGIGSASRQIEIDGKTFTMGALVMSNFGFGEDLNIYGEHIGKKIAQMKKDKEKGSIITIIATDIPFNSRQLKRIARRSSVGITRSGSFTGNGSGEITLAFSTANRVSHFPENELSSIQAITDDKIDRYFRVTVDIVNEAILSSLAHGKTFINCDGKPVYGLPDALNELGDDPDAIKLKEQLGL